Proteins encoded within one genomic window of Episyrphus balteatus chromosome 1, idEpiBalt1.1, whole genome shotgun sequence:
- the LOC129913403 gene encoding alpha-aminoadipic semialdehyde synthase, mitochondrial, with product MMRILQQGPANGSKISSVKDLVRLSFNRWRHQGKVIAIRREDQSVWERRAPFGPAHVQKLVKQGVKVIVQPSNRRAYPMQAYLSSGAVIQEDISEASVIFGVKQVPVESLIPGKTYCFFSHTIKAQESNMPLLDAVLEKKIRLIDYERIVNENGSRQVAFGKYAGIAGMVNILHGIGLRLLALGHHTPFMHIGPAHNYRNSSMARQAIRDCGYEIALGMMPRSIGPLTFVFTGSGNVSQGAQEVFQELPIEYVPPETLRKVAEHGSQNKLYGCEVSRSDHLERREGGGFDHQEYEQYPERYISTFNKTIAPYASVIINGIYWAVGSPKLISIPDAKTLLRPANTPWLPTSKGSPSLPHRMLAICDISADPGGSIEFMNECTTIDTPFCLYDADRNKDTKSFKGPGVLVCSIDNMPTQLPRESTDLFGELLQPYVHDIIRSDAKKPLEEENFANPIYSAIIASNGKLTENYEYIQDLRENNAMKSRHKVEGSQEYHKRILVLGAGMVSAPLVEWLHREKGLSITVASQVKDEADRLAQKYPGVESQYINVTESTAHLQELCGKADVVISLLPYSLHGIIARYCVEEKTHMVTASYLNDEIKELHEEAKRNGVTIMNEVGLDPGIDHLLALECIHDVQEHGGVIESFVSFCGGLPAPEHSDNALRYKFSWSPRGVLLNTLSAAKYLNKGQIVEISGGGDLMSNPKSLEFLPGFALEGFPNRDSTKYSELYGLGRDIHTLVRGTIRYKGFSECIQPMQLLGLIDPEPHPMLHPGGPEVTWRQLVTNLLGLADSSIFYENLKQKLVDRVGNADGIESLGLLDDTPVVKLNTPLDTLSHYLSKKLQFETSERDLVILRHEIGVRWNDGRREERGINFVAYGQPNGHSAMAMTVGTPAAIAAKMILDGEIQERGVILPFTPDIYRPMLSRLRQVGLTATETSRWLN from the exons gCATACTTGAGCTCTGGTGCTGTTATCCAGGAGGACATTAGTGAAGCGTCCGTCATTTTTGGTGTAAAGCAAGTTCCTGTGGAATCGTTGATACCAGGCAAAACCTACTGCTTCTTTTCGCACACAATTAAAGCCCAGGAATCAAATATGCCACTTTTGGATGCTGTTTTGGAGAAG AAAATAAGGCTTATCGATTACGAACGAATTGTCAATGAGAATGGATCTCGACAGGTTGCGTTTGGCAAGTATGCTGGTATTGCTGGTATGGTGAATATTTTGCATGGCATTGGATTGAGATTATTGGCCTTGGGCCATCATACACCTTTTATGCATATTGGGCCAGCTCATAACTATCGAAATTCTTCGATGGCACGCCAGGCAATTCGCGATTGTGGTTATGAGATTGCATTGGGAATGATGCCACGTTCAATTGGTCCACTCACATTTGTATTCACTGGATCGGGCAATGTTTCACAGGGTGCACAGGAAGTCTTTCAGGAATTGCCAATTGAATATGTTCCACCAGAGACATTGAGGAAGGTTGCTGAACACGGAA GTCAAAACAAACTCTATGGCTGCGAAGTAAGTCGATCGGATCACTTGGAACGTCGCGAAGGAGGTGGTTTTGACCATCAGGAGTACGAACAATATCCCGAACGTTACATCTCCACCTTCAACAAAACAATTGCACCATATGCTTCCGTCATTATAAATGGTATCTACTGGGCTGTTGGTAGTCCAAAACTCATTTCCATTCCTGATGCCAAGACTCTACTTCGACCTGCCAACACTCCATGGTTACCAACAAGCAAGGGCTCCCCATCATTACCTCATCGAATGCTAGCAATTTGTGATATCTCAGCTGATCCTGGTGGTTCTATTGAATTCATGAATGAATGTACAACAATTGATACACCTTTCTGTTTGTACGACGCCGATAGAAATAAGGACACAAAGAGTTTTAAGGGTCCAGGAGTTTTGGTGTGTTCAATTGATAATATGCCAACACAATTGCCACGTGAATCGACTGATTTGTTTGGGGAACTCTTGCAACCGTATGTTCATGACATCATTCGGAGTGATGCTAAGAAGCCTTTAGAAGAAGAAAACTTTGCCAATCCTATTTATTCAGCTATAATTGCTAGCAATGGAAAGCTTACCGAGAACTATGAGTATATTCAAGATTTGCGGGAGAATAATGC AATGAAGTCCCGTCATAAGGTTGAAGGAAGTCAGGAATACCACAAACGAATCCTTGTTCTAGGCGCTGGCATGGTTTCTGCACCTTTAGTAGAATGGCTACATCGCGAAAAAGGTCTTTCAATCACAGTAGCATCTCAGGTCAAGGATGAGGCCGACAGACTTGCACAGAAATATCCTGGAGTCGAAAGTCAGTACATCAATGTCACAGAGAGTACGGCACACCTCCAGGAACTCTGTGGAAAAGCAGACGTCGTTATATCTCTCCTTCCATACAGCCTTCATGGAATCATCGCAAGATATTGTGTTGAGGAAAAAACTCACATGGTCACTGCCAGTTATCTGAATGACGAAATCAAAGAACTCCACGAAGAAGCCAAGCGAAACGGAGTAACAATTATGAATGAAGTTGGTCTTGATCCAGGTATTGATCATTTACTCGCATTGGAGTGTATTCATGATGTTCAAGAACATGGTGGAGTTATTGAATCATTTGTCAGTTTTTGTGGTGGATTACCAGCCCCAGAACACTCTGACAATGCCTTGAGGTATAAATTCTCATGGTCACCGAGAGGTGTTCTGCTTAACACACTTTCCGCAGCGAAATATTTGAACAAGGGGCAAATAGTTGAGATCTCTGGAGGTGGAGATCTTATGTCGAATCCTAAGAGTTTAGAATTCTTACCAGGATTTGCTCTTGAAGGCTTCCCTAACCGAGATTCTACAAAGTACTCAGAGCTTTATGGTCTTGGTAGAGATATTCATACTTTGGTTAGAGGAACAATTCGGTACAAGGGTTTCTCAGAATGTATTCAACCGATGCAACTTTTGGGACTCATCGATCCCGAGCCACATCCAATGTTGCATCCCGGAGGTCCTGAGGTGACATGGAGGCAATTAGTAACAAATCTTTTGGGATTGGCAGATTCGAGtattttctatgaaaatttaaagcaaaaattgGTTGATCGTGTTGGAAATGCTGATGGAATTGAAAGTCTGGGACTCTTAGATGACACTCCTGTAGTGAAACTTAATACACCTTTGGATACTTTGAGTCATTATCTTTCGAAGAAATTGCAATTCG AAACTTCTGAACGTGACTTGGTAATTCTTCGTCATGAAATTGGTGTCCGTTGGAATGATGGACGTCGTGAAGAACGTGgtattaattttgtagcttatGGACAACCAAATGGACATTCGGCTATGGCAATGACTGTTGGAACACCAGCAGCTATTGCTGCTAAAATGATTTTGGATG gtGAAATTCAAGAAAGAGGTGTTATTTTGCCATTTACACCGGATATTTATCGACCAATGTTATCTCGACTGAGGCAAGTTGGACTGACAGCTACTGAAACTTCTAGGTGGCTGAATTAA